A window of the Drosophila simulans strain w501 chromosome 2L, Prin_Dsim_3.1, whole genome shotgun sequence genome harbors these coding sequences:
- the LOC27206556 gene encoding DET1- and DDB1-associated protein 1, giving the protein MSVRDFIKGLPIHDSSNFTHLSNEHGIRTSQKRASVYLPTEDEHSEQLIVMDKRCVLLRYLTQQWDKKTLQRKREHGGESGNGNGNSSTPNGNGTNSKKRPRLDPNELN; this is encoded by the coding sequence ATGTCAGTACGAGACTTCATCAAGGGTCTGCCCATTCACGATTCGAGCAATTTCACCCATTTGAGCAACGAGCATGGGATTCGAACGTCGCAGAAGCGTGCCTCCGTCTACCTGCCCACCGAGGATGAGCATTCAGAGCAGCTGATCGTGATGGACAAGCGATGTGTCCTTCTGCGCTACCTCACTCAGCAGTGGGACAAGAAGACGCTTCAGCGGAAGAGGGAGCACGGTGGCGAGTCGGGaaatggcaacggcaacagctcCACGCCCAACGGCAACGGCACCAACAGCAAAAAGCGCCCGCGCTTGGACCCCAACGAGCTGAACTGA
- the LOC6732199 gene encoding NADH dehydrogenase [ubiquinone] 1 beta subcomplex subunit 9, translating into MAQVPLAIVSHKRQVCSLYKRALRNLEAWYDRRDVYRYRAVQLRARFDENCSKDLGEGIRLLACGQRELFETKHFQPRNFANSAGGCAFEREVIPPDWVLDYWHPLEKAQYPEYFAKREQRKKEFVTWWEKQYGKPDPKDLGHH; encoded by the exons ATGGCCCAAGTTCCCTTGGCAATCGTCTCGCACAAGCGCCAGGTGTGCAGCCTGTACAAGCGAGCACTGCGCAACCTGGAGGCGTGGTACGACCGACG CGATGTCTACCGCTACCGCGCTGTGCAGCTGCGTGCCCGCTTCGACGAGAACTGCTCCAAGGATCTGGGCGAGGGCATTCGCCTCCTGGCCTGTGGACAAAGGGAGCTCTTCGAGACGAAGCATTTCCAGCCCCGAAACT TTGCCAACAGTGCCGGTGGCTGTGCCTTCGAACGAGAGGTGATTCCGCCCGACTGGGTCCTGGACTACTGGCATCCCCTGGAGAAGGCCCAGTACCCCGAGTACTTTGCCAAGCGGGAGCAGCGCAAGAAGGAGTTTGTGACCTGGTGGGAGAAGCAGTACGGCAAGCCCGACCCCAAGGACCTGGGACACCACTAA
- the LOC6732200 gene encoding transcription factor TFIIIB component B'' homolog, producing MSMRRQRIKASANLSLIKRKPRREELPTTKKEDEEEEEVVVEAAAGSPPVASAPAAELELEADAIAFKMPASSAGQLEEVFHSDLEDNVIQMDLQKTTNGFPMSPSKAQARQRVRPTPVFGQRRNSFVGSPMASDYEGDYQSPATPTRRERYLSGSSSGTPLQQQVHSPMPPSPYKYLPPASPGMGRIRTESTCSTYSEGGSKQRKGDDKSQSQGGQRLNARRDFETRFNKGVPDKSTFKMMDMIFYNPENNPMVPKQSVTTIKDESGGDDSKPAVGQLLEPKGESTSAMLVPQLKLDANGEMIIDEKTLEIETTAEVEARKVLANSSLILMDETTGDNGFYKRHKRTPYWTSDETVRFYRSLQIIGTDFSLMCQMFPTRSRRDLKLKYKKEERTNGQLINKALLYPKAFNIQELKDQLEEEDREREENDRQWREIARALPGNPKKRSRVQPQSKASRALNDGDVVYENEHVTSTKLGKHAWAKRRKELETDENDGSGPAKRKPKAKRRSPKVPVPAATESLSDVAAIKQEKTIKTEQTSSHLPTGGELQAELNGLLMDDPVEYDVDVNKPRDKTMINMDDGTLSYVSDIEPATETPNRKAETYLINFIGDQDHGHEVITPDDPIPPSTTEPDIEQILAELAEGSLALVSSLDPEHEDRVLNEIYMLDKKTGELCETPLKIPEHIVQCIMNVMQPED from the exons ATGTCCATGCGGCGCCAGCGCATCAAGGCTTCGGCCAACCTGTCGCTTATCAAACGCAAGCCACGCAGGGAGGAGCTCCCAACGACGAAaaaggaggatgaggaggaagaggaggtggtggtggaagCAGCGGCTGGGTCCCCGCCCGTTGCATCGGCCCCTGCTGCGGAATTGGAACTAGAGGCTGATGCAATCGCCTTCAAGATGCCCGCAAGCTCGGCTGGGCAGCTGGAAGAGGTATTCCACTCGGACCTCGAGGACAATGTCATTCAGATGGACTTGCAGAAGACCACCAATGGCTTCCCTATGTCGCCCAGCAAGGCTCAAGCCCGTCAGCGTGTGCGACCCACTCCGGTATTTGGCCAGCGACGCAACAGCTTCGTGGGCTCACCCATGGCCAGTGATTATGAGGGCGACTATCAGtcgccagccacgcccacgcggCGAGAGCGCTATCTTAGCGGTTCTTCATCGGGAACTCCtttgcagcagcaggtgcactCGCCTATGCCTCCGTCCCCCTATAAATACCTTCCGCCCGCCAGTCCGGGCATGGGACGCATTCGCACCGAATCCACCTGTTCCACCTATTCCGAAGGAGGCAGCAAGCAGAGGAAGGGCGATGATAAGTCGCAAAGTCAAGGTGGGCAGCGGTTAAATGCCCGGCGAGACTTTGAAACGCGTTTCAATAAGGGTGTGCCCGACAAGTCCACATTCAAGATGATGGACATGATTTTCTACAATCCGGAGAACAATCCCATGGTGCCCAAACAGTCGGTGACGACCATCAAGGATGAGTCTGGTGGCGATGATTCCAAGCCCGCAGTCGGTCAACTATTGGAGCCCAAGGGAGAGTCCACATCCGCAATGTTAGTGCCTCAGCTAAAGCTTGATGCCAATGGCGAGATGATCATTGATGAGAAAACATTGGAGATTGAAACCACGGCCGAGGTGGAGGCACGCAAGGTGCTAGCCAACTCATCTTTAATCTTAATGGACGAGACTACGG GAGATAATGGATTCTATAAACGCCACAAGCGCACGCCATACTGGACCTCCGATGAGACCGTCCGCTTCTACCGCAGTCTGCAGATCATCGGGACGGACTTCTCGCTGATGTGCCAAATGTTTCCAACACGTTCGCGTCGGGACCTAAAGCTGAAGTACAAAAAGGAAGAGCGAACCAATGGGCAGCTCATAAACAAAGCACTACTCTATCCTAAGGCCTTTAACATTCAGGAGCTCAAGGATcaactggaggaggaggaccgCGAACGGGAAGAAAATGATCGCCAGTGGAGGGAAATCGCACGAGCTCTTCCGGGAAACCCTAAGAAG CGTTCTCGAGTACAGCCGCAGAGCAAGGCATCAAGGGCCCTAAACGATGGTGATGTTGTCTACGAAAACGAGCACGTGACGAGTACAAAGCTCGGCAAGCACGCCTGGGCCAAAAGGCGAAAGGAGTTGGAGACCGATGAGAACGACGGGAGTGGGCCGGCTAAACGAAAGCCAAAGGCTAAGCGACGATCTCCCAAGGTTCCAGTTCCAGCGGCAACGGAGAGTCTGTCGGATGTGGCGGCCATTAAGCAGGAAAAAACGATCAAAACCGAACAAACGAGTAGTCATTTGCCAACGGGGGGAGAACTGCAGGCTGAGCTCAATGGCCTCCTGATGGATGATCCGGTGGAATATGACGTAGATGTAAACAAGCCACGTGATAAAACTATGATCAATATGGATGATGGTACCCTAAGCTATGTCAGCGACATTGAACCCGCCACAGAGACTCCCAATCGAAAGGCagaaacatatttaataaacttcATTGGAGACCAAGATCATGGTCATGAAGTTATAACGCCGGATGACCCCATTCCGCCGTCCACTACCGAACCGGATATCGAACAAATTCTCGCCGAGCTTGCGGAAGGATCTCTGGCCCTCGTCTCGTCCTTGGATCCAGAGCACGAGGATCGTGTGCTCAACGAAATCTACATGCTGGACAAAAAGACGGGCGAGTTGTGCGAAACGCCGCTGAAAATACCAGAGCATATTGTTCAATGCATAATGAATGTTATGCAGCCAGAGGACTAA